Proteins encoded together in one Impatiens glandulifera chromosome 1, dImpGla2.1, whole genome shotgun sequence window:
- the LOC124919962 gene encoding RAB11-binding protein RELCH homolog produces MDVDRSSLCNCVVNFLLEENYLLTAFELLHELLDDGRDAQAIRLKELFLDSSQFPPDQISRLNSLRVADPQSLLEEKEEIVEKFALSEYELRLAREDILKLKAELEKISKPTSDEFNGVKTDISAHPGVESQQHKKAASSFDLGALKDNERRDLNCAVKEYLLLAGYRLTAMTFYEEVTDQNLDDWQKSSAYCTDALRHYYYQYLSSTSEAAEEKVSMLRENERLVKESEKVQNDMKSLQKNKDVADAQVLTLNKSLEALQKDIKEKEKLVHELKQSLKLQSKDLNDCRAEITSLKMHIEGSRLTQKLVTIDNDHAETRTVESYKEEINLLHKQIETLKATQSVPLEIPRSTGGEQEITEKANEVLQSNMSIIIKSSSDKGLDSPDFADTPISADQIHVDGGTSDIPDQIPGGITVSPTHGNGSIVKSDQVFDYKELPALEENGRVSKQDSFDGKLISQKMGLRTIQILSDALPKIVPYVLINHREELLPLIMCAIERHPESHTRDSLTHTLFNLIKRPDEQQRRIIMDACVTLAKNVGEMRTETELLPQCWEQINHTYEERRLLVAQSCGELAEYVRPEIRDSLILSIMQQLIEDSATVVREAAALNLALLLPLFPNVDKYFKVEEIMFQLVCDPSGVVVEATIKQLVPALLNWGNKLDHVLRVLLSHILGSTQRCPPLSGVEGSLESCLRVLGERERWNLDVLLRLLLELLPFLKRRTIETCPFPNSSENNRRIFTKSLIQLYAREHAEWPAFEWLHIDCFPALIQLASLLPQKEDSLRTRLVKILLAISEHFGDEYMVCFTLPVFLVAVGGDADFTFFPSKIQPRVKGLRPKTSVSERLATLCVLPLLLAGVLGSPNQREQLTEYLRNLLVERTMQDGQETKHLDEIFNSVRFLCTFEEHHNMIFNILWEMVLSSNIDMKISAANLLKVIVPCVDSKVASAQVLPALVTLGSDPNLNVKYASIDAFGAVAQHFRNDVIVDKIRVQMDAFLEDGSHEAAIVVVRSLVVAIPNSTDRLRDYLLSKIFQLSNAQLPVTDITRRRARANAFCESIRALDATDIPANSVRDFLLPAIQNLLKDPDAIDPVHKEALEIIAKERSGGTFDTISKVMGAHIGLASSMTSLFGEGGILGSSTNSSTNRKETADPSSAIEPIENSKVSPLPPSAEDTRFKRIMRGSFSEMLRGKPKAIDDNPPN; encoded by the exons ATGGACGTGGATAGATCGTCGTTGTGCAATTGTGTGGTGAATTTCCTTTTGGAAGAGAATTATCTACTTACAGCTTTTGAGCTTCTACATGAACTTCTCGATGATGGCCGTGATGCGCAGGCGATTCGCCTTAAAGAGTTATTCTTGGATTCTTCTCAGTTTCCACCTGATCAGATCTCCCGCTTGAATTCCCTCCGAG TTGCTGACCCCCAGAGCTTGCTGGAAGAAAAGGAAGAGATAGTAGAGAAATTTGCACTCAGTGAGTACGAGCTTCGCTTAGCCCGGGAAGACATACTGAAGTTGAAAGCTGAATTGGAGAAGATATCCAAACCAACTTCTGATGAATTTAATG GGGTTAAGACAGATATATCTGCACATCCTGGGGTGGAATCTCAACAGCATAAGAAAGCAGCCTCTTCATTTGACTTGGGTGCTCTGAAGGACAACGAGCGACGGGATCTTAATTGTGCTGTGAAGGAGTATTTGCTTTTAGCTGGATACCGCCTTACTGCAATGACATTTTATGAAGAG GTTACTGACCAAAACCTAGATGATTGGCAGAAGTCTTCTGCATACTGTACAGATGCTTTGCGCCATTATTACTATCAATATCTTTCATCCACTTCAGAGGCTGCTGAG GAAAAAGTTTCAATGCTTAGAGAAAATGAGCGTTTGGTAAAAGAAAGTGAAAAGGTCCAGAATGACATGAAGTCCTTGCAGAAAAACAAAGATGTCGCTGATGCTCAAGTTTTGACGCTAAACAAATCCTTAGAAGCTTTGCAGAAGGATATCAAGGAGAAGGAGAAACTG GTTCATGAACTTAAGCAGTCACTGAAATTACAAAGTAAGGACCTCAATGACTGCAGAGCCGAGATCACGTCACTTAAGATGCACATTGAAGGATCTCGTTTAACGCAAAAGTTAGTTACTATTGATAATGATCATGCTGAAACTCGAACCGTGGAAAGCTACAAGGAAGAAATAAATTTGCTACATAAACAAATAGAGACTTTAAAGGCTACACAATCTGTTCCTCTGGAGATTCCAAGGTCTACGGGTGGTGAACAAGAGATTACTGAAAAAGCTAATGAAGTTTTGCAGTCAAACATGAgcataattataaaatcttcATCTGACAAAGGACTTGATAGTCCAGATTTTGCGGATACTCCTATTTCAGCCGATCAGATACATGTTGATGGTGGCACCTCAGATATACCTGATCAAATTCCTGGGGGGATAACAGTGAGTCCCACCCATGGTAATGGTTCCATAGTGAAGTCTGACCAGGTGTTTGATTACAAGGAACTACCAGCATTGGAAGAGAATGGTCGAGTTTCAAAACAAGATAGCTTTGATGGGAAACTAATTTCCCAGAAAATG GGTTTGAGAACAATTCAAATACTATCTGATGCATTGCCCAAGATTGTTCCATATGTCTTGATCAACCATCGTGAG GAGCTTCTTCCTCTTATCATGTGTGCTATAGAGCGTCATCCTGAAAGCCACACAAGAGATTCTTTGACCCACACATTGTTCAACTTAATCAAACGTCCTGATGAACAACAGAGAAGGATTATAATGGAT GCTTGTGTGACTCTTGCCAAGAATGTTGGAGAAATGAGAACAGAAACAGAATTGCTTCCACAGTGCTGGGAGCAg ATAAATCACACATACGAGGAGCGGAGGCTGTTAGTTGCTCAATCATGTGGAGAGCTTGCAGAATACGTGCGGCCTGAAATTCGAGATTCTCTCATCTTATCCATCATGCAGCAACTCATTGAGGATTCGGCAACAGTTGTTCGTGAGGCTGCTGCTCTTAACCTTGCTTTGCTTCTTCCACTGTTTCCAAACGTGGACAAATATTTCAAG GTAGAGGAGATTATGTTTCAGTTGGTATGTGATCCTTCAGGGGTAGTAGTGGAAGCTACAATCAAACAATTGGTGCCTGCTTTACTTAATTGGGGAAATAAATTGGACCATGTATTAAGAGTTCTACTCTCTCATATTTTGGGCTCTACTCAG CGTTGTCCACCTCTTTCAGGGGTTGAGGGTTCCCTTGAGTCATGTCTCCGAGTTTTAGGTGAAAGAGAACGGTGGAATCTTGATGTCCTCTTAAGATTACTATTGGAGCTGCTTCCTTTTTTGAAGCGAAGAACAATTGAGACGTGCCCATTCCCTAACAGTTCAGAAAATAACAGGAGAATCTTTACCAAGTCCTTGATACAATTATATGCCAG GGAACATGCAGAATGGCCAGCATTTGAATGGCTGCATATTGACTGCTTTCCTGCTCTCATTCAACTTGCCTCCTTGTTACCTCAGAAGGAAGATAGCCTAAGAACTCGTTTAGTAAAG ATTTTGTTGGCAATATCTGAACATTTTGGCGATGAGTATATGGTATGCTTCACACTACCAGTATTCTTAGTGGCAGTGGGTGGTGATGCTGACTTTACATTTTTCCCATCTAAAATCCAGCCAAGGGTTAAAG GTTTAAGGCCAAAAACATCTGTGTCTGAGAGACTTGCAACTTTGTGTGTCCTCCCACTGTTGTTGGCTGGTGTTTTAGGATCTCCAAATCAGCGTGAACAACTTACAGAGTACCTGAGAAATTTGTTGGTAGAGAGAACAATGCAAGATGGTCAAGAAACAAAGCACCTAGATGAGATTTTTAATTCTGTTCGCTTCCTTTG CACATTTGAAGAACATCATAACatgattttcaatattttgtggGAGATGGTTTTGAGCTCCAACATAGATATGAAAATCAGTGCTGCTAATCTTCTGAAAGTCATT GTGCCTTGTGTTGATTCTAAAGTGGCTTCTGCTCAGGTTTTACCTGCTCTTGTCACCCTTGGCTCTGACCCAAATTTGAATGTTAAATATGCTAGTATTGATGCATTTGGAGCTGTGGCGCAGCATTTTAGAAatgatgtg ATTGTGGATAAAATACGTGTGCAAATGGATGCTTTTCTTGAAGATGGATCACATGAAGCTGCTATTGTAGTGGTCCGTTCATTGGTGGTGGCTATACCAAACAGCACAGACAGACTTAGAGATT ATTTATTATCCAAGATCTTTCAGCTTTCAAATGCACAACTTCCTGTGACTGATATTACGCGTAGGCGTGCCCGAGCTAATGCATTTTGTGAATCTATCCGAGCTCTTGATGCCACAG ACATTCCTGCAAACAGTGTAAGAGATTTTTTGCTACCAGCAATCCAGAACTTGTTGAAAGATCCTGATGCAATTGATCCAGTGCACAAAGAAGCGCTGGAGATCATAGCAAAGGAAAGATCAGGAGGAACTTTTGACACGATTAGCAAAGTGATGGGGGCTCATATAGGGCTTGCGTCATCCATGACCAGTCTATTCGGGGAGGGAGGAATTCTTGGTAGTAGTACTAATAGTAGTACAAATAGAAAGGAAACAGCAGATCCATCATCAGCCATTGAACCAATTGAGAATTCAAAGGTTTCTCCCCTACCACCTTCAGCTGAAGATACTAGGTTTAAGCGAATTATGAGAGGAAGCTTCTCAGAAATGCTAAGGGGAAAACCAAAGGCCATTGATGATAATCCTCCTAACTAG